A single window of Hemibagrus wyckioides isolate EC202008001 linkage group LG28, SWU_Hwy_1.0, whole genome shotgun sequence DNA harbors:
- the LOC131348766 gene encoding mucin-2-like isoform X3, which yields MESNKGNGPGENDTAVLAQFERALRLVVREIHIDVATFKRNVEQRLDEACKGSKPLENMVSRLQEENQQLKEKLEALSKLVDTLPWLASTSSSQGKSDLHDVQVQAQIQDERCSPGTAASMEEEEPAGAYLLGGSVCVDSESTSSGSSPTASVTSTINMDASYEANVISREEKEVGEEEEEEEEEEEDLLTSAGLENKLEKAPEQEEEVEALVNKQHELSDSQSPQIHPSTDPRPASPLGSEYSGFSEYSGYSVSQDVMSSLSSQHVTMSVAMTTRQSPLTTTSRARELTVQKSKSQLTETQEMKTSNNRQTKSMVLMEASQKSGSAEGCQLCPTSPQPWRTQRNPRSILTKLIPPPALFSHSNIEISKPEPNTESHHESEEGQELRTPDNYNSTTHPPFHQLPPERVPPLTVQERASFEKDEEITLEIREVTSMSSIGNLEATGKPNLMADTDTGLMTPQNGQLTQQNADLSFSKTVLDTATARKNPQVTPLAVSNNVNVTRKSSESTFRTERLLSSQVLRSTANLKSSLGSSTEHQQPVSIMNIPLSPKSLRSTNQIPTPFKLPCTTESPFKASTVGKTSEPSASVYNHHVAPFSVTSPRSAEPSLRDDHSQVTGSSQGAELLSTPTPLKPMTCATVPVSPKPLRSTNQSSTPFKSPSTPSLVIRSQHRIVQAEKMSSTSSLGQEQSAVVESQLLFQYATSNLNVLMTPTSKTKPTRFNLDEHSSTNPNPTPSPTVMKKPVLAVPSPVSDKVSSPDSNEDQETSSKVTPHSPVSSFTQSPRPCKRLTNHNLVQHQDTSLISSHAVHLNSAETSSVSSELSQTQYSVQYALSVQQEMKPTEDSFSPPQLSVGSLSRRADSPSGSEYSGYSSVYSSVSQEVRSSVNGQHATSVQPIASSITCMSPRRHRRPVHHNTEKITLSQTEASTVSREGRSRMSRVFSQPQLTISSLTRRADSPPDSEYSGYSSVYSSVSEEVRSVVDSSTTAAKPQAPVTSMIRMSPKPVRRSANPSSSLPNPSPPLKAKVFGQSTPSTKSYPPMIEPSNKTGMSQDVKSSLSNQYPAISSPRLSGTRNNQIPQSPKSISRSSNISQPNTTPHFNPLLFSQSATDSAVSKPSTIMDSPSRPVSAVKPWTSSQKINTSSPGDQDKTFSKPADSKPVNENFKKSDIVNGKEVTGSQTLPRNFQSKQALFQRMNSEPSRDKNVESRPKLRRSQSFNTSSASGIKQLLLDWCRSKTIGYQHIDIHNFSSSWSDGMAFCALVHSFFPNEFDYNELNPAHHKHNLDLAFTTAEEKADCIRLIEVDDMMAMGANPDPMCVFTYVQSLYNHLKRFE from the exons ATGGAATCGAATAAAGGAAACGGTCCAGGTGAGAATGACACTGCCGTGCTGGCACAGTTTGAGCGAGCTCTTCGCCTTGTTGTACGTGAGATCCACATCGACGTCGCTACCTTCAAGAGAAACGTCGAGCAGCGCCTGGATGAGGCCTGTAAAGGCTCCAAACCCCTAGAGAACATGGTTTCGAGGCTCCAGGAGGAAAACCAGCAGCTGAAGGAGAAGCTGGAAGCTCTTTCTAAACTGGTAGACACCCTACCTTGGTTAGCGAGCACGTCAAGTTCCCAGGGCAAGAGTGATCTCCATGATGTCCAGGTTCAAGCCCAGATCCAAGATGAGAGATGTAGTCCTGGAACTGCAGCTTCCATGGAGGAAGAAGAACCGGCTGGAGCATACTTACTcggtggatctgtgtgtgtggattcagAATCTACTTCCTCCGGGAGTTCCCCTACTGCATCTGTGACCAGCACCATTAACATGGATGCAAGTTATGAGGCTAAT GTGATAagcagagaagagaaggaggtaggagaagaagaagaagaagaagaagaagaagaagaagacctgTTAACTTCAGCTGGACTGGAGAATAAACTTGAAAAAGCACCAG aacaagaagaagaagtagaagcaCTGGTCAATAAACAACATGAACTCTCTGACTCTCAATCTCCTCAAATACATCCTAGCACAGACCCTAGACCTGCATCCCCTTTAGGAAGTG AATACTCTGGATTCTCTGAATATTCTGGATACTCAGTGTCACAGGACGTGATGTCATCACTATCCAGTCAACATGTGACCATGTCTGTGGCCATGACTACAAGGCAAAGTCCACTGACAACGACGAGCAGAGCAAGAGAACTGACAGTTCAGAAGTCCAAATCACAGCTGACCG AGACCCAAGAAATGAAGACCTCAAACAATAGACAAACCAAGTCCATGGTTTTAATGGAAGCATCCCAGAAATCTGGAAGCGCTGAAGGTTGTCAGTTATGCCCTACGTCCCCACAGCCTTGGAGGACACAACGTAATCCACGCTCCATTCTGACCAAACTCATACCACCACCGGCACTATTTAGCCATTCAAATATTGAAATCTCCAAACCAGAGCCAAACACAGAGTCCCACCATGAATCTG AAGAGGGTCAGGAACTCAGGACACCAGACAACTATAACTCTACAACTCACCCACCATTTCATCAGTTGCCCCCTGAAAGGGTCCCACCATTGACAGTTCAAGAAAGGGCTTCCTTTGAGAAAGATGAGG AAATTACTTTGGAGATACGGGAAGTGACATCAATGAGCAGCATTGGCAATCTGGAAGCCACAGGAAAGCCAAATCTAATGGCTGATACAGACACTGGCCTGATGACTCCCCAGAATGGTCAGTTAACCCAGCAAAATGCAGATCTGTCTTTCAGCAAAACAGTTCTAGATACAGCTACAGCTAGAAAGAACCCTCAAGTGACTCCTTTGGCTGTATCAAATAATGTCAATGTCACAAGGAAATCCTCAGAGTCTACTTTTAGAACTG AGCGTTTGCTGTCATCACAAGTGCTCCGGTCAACGGCCAACCTTAAGTCAAGCTTGGGATCTAGTACAGAACACCAGCAACCAGTCAGCATTATGAACATACCTCTAAGCCCTAAATCTCTCAGATCAACCAACCAAATTCCAACTCCATTTAAACTACCATGTACAACCGAATCGCCATTTAAAGCTTCAACTGTTGGCAAAACTTCAGAACCCAGTGCATCTGTATACAACCACCATGTGGCCCCATTTTCTGTGACGTCTCCGAGATCTGCAGAGCCTTCCCTCAGAGATG ATCATTCTCAAGTAACCGGTTCGAGTCAAGGTGCAGAACTGCTTAGTACACCAACACCACTCAAACCTATGACTTGTGCAACTGTTCCTGTGAGCCCCAAACCTCTGAGATCAACTAACCAAAGCTCTACACCATTCAAATCTCCATCTACACCAAGTCTGGTAATCAGATCACAGCATAGAATTG TCCAGGCAGAAAAAATGTCATCTACCAGCAGCCTTGGTCAGGAACAATCGGCTGTCGTGGAATCTCAACTTCTTTTCCAATATGCAACATCAAATTTAAATGTTCTTATGACCCCAACCTCTAAGACCAAACCAACCAGGTTTAACCTAGATGAGCATTCTTCCACCAACCCTAACCCCACTCCATCTCCTACTGTCATGAAGAAGCCAGTTTTAGCTGTACCTTCACCAGTGTCTG ACAAAGTAAGTTCACCTGACAGTAATGAAGATCAAGAAACTTCCAGCAAAGTGACTCCTCACTCTCCTGTGTCCTCATTCACACAAAGCCCACGGCCTTGCAAAAGACTGACAAACCACAACCTTGTACAACATCAAGATACCAGCCTTATAAGTTCCCACGCTGTTCATCTAAACTCTGCTGAGACGTCTAGTGTAAGCTCAGAGCTCAGCCAAACCcagtattcagttcagt ATGCTCTTTCAGTGCAACAGGAAATGAAGCCAACAGAGGACAGTTTCTCCCCTCCTCAGCTATCCGTTGGTTCTCTGAGCAGACGTGCCGATTCACCATCCGGAAGCG AGTACTCTGGCTACTCGTCAGTGTATTCATCTGTGTCTCAGGAAGTGAGGTCATCAGTAAACGGTCAGCATGCGACTTCTGTTCAGCCTATCGCAAGCTCTATAACTTGCATGAGCCCCAGACGTCACAGAAGACCAGTCCATCACAACACAGAGAAGATTACATTATCACAGACAG AGGCCTCTACAGTATCACGAGAAGGGAGGTCACGTATGTCTCGTGTCTTCTCACAGCCTCAGCTGACCATAAGTTCTCTAACTAGACGAGCAGATTCACCTCCTGATAGTG AGTATTCGGGATACTCCTCGGTTTATTCCTCAGTGTCAGAGGAAGTGCGATCAGTTGTAGACTCCTCCACGACCGCTGCAAAACCCCAAGCACCTGTCACTTCTATGATTCGTATGAGCCCTAAACCTGTCAGGAGATCAGCTAATCCCAGCTCTTCTCTTCCTAACCCCTCCCCTCCACTAAAGGCAAAAGTGTTTGGCCAATCAACACCGAGTACTAAATCATATCCACCAATGATTGAGCCTTCCAATAAGACTG GGATGTCACAGGATGTGAAATCATCTCTAAGCAATCAATATCCAGCCATCTCATCACCACGGCTGTCTGGTACACGCAACAACCAAATTCCGCAGAGCCCCAAGTCCATCAGCAGGTCTAGCAACATTTCGCAGCCAAACACTACGCCACATTTTAACCCTTTGCTTTTCAGCCAATCTGCGACTGACTCAGCCGTTTCTAAACCATCGACCATCATGGACTCTCCTAGCAGACCTG TGTCAGCAGTCAAGCCGTGGACCTCTAGCCAGAAGATAAATACAAGTTCGCCTGGAGATCAAG ACAAGACGTTTTCTAAGCCAGCTGATTCTAAACCGGTCAATGAGAA CTTCAAGAAGTCGGACATTGTGAATGGTAAAGaggtcacagggtcacagacACTGCCGAGAAACTTCCAGAGCAAGCAGGCCTTGTTTCAGAGAATGAATTCTGAACCTAGCAG AGATAAGAACGTGGAGTCGAGACCCAAACTGAGACGATCTCAGAGCTTCAATACGTCCAGCGCCAGTGGAATTAAGC
- the LOC131348766 gene encoding smoothelin-like isoform X1, whose product MESNKGNGPGENDTAVLAQFERALRLVVREIHIDVATFKRNVEQRLDEACKGSKPLENMVSRLQEENQQLKEKLEALSKLVDTLPWLASTSSSQGKSDLHDVQVQAQIQDERCSPGTAASMEEEEPAGAYLLGGSVCVDSESTSSGSSPTASVTSTINMDASYEANVISREEKEVGEEEEEEEEEEEDLLTSAGLENKLEKAPEQEEEVEALVNKQHELSDSQSPQIHPSTDPRPASPLGSEYSGFSEYSGYSVSQDVMSSLSSQHVTMSVAMTTRQSPLTTTSRARELTVQKSKSQLTETQEMKTSNNRQTKSMVLMEASQKSGSAEGCQLCPTSPQPWRTQRNPRSILTKLIPPPALFSHSNIEISKPEPNTESHHESEEGQELRTPDNYNSTTHPPFHQLPPERVPPLTVQERASFEKDEEITLEIREVTSMSSIGNLEATGKPNLMADTDTGLMTPQNGQLTQQNADLSFSKTVLDTATARKNPQVTPLAVSNNVNVTRKSSESTFRTERLLSSQVLRSTANLKSSLGSSTEHQQPVSIMNIPLSPKSLRSTNQIPTPFKLPCTTESPFKASTVGKTSEPSASVYNHHVAPFSVTSPRSAEPSLRDDHSQVTGSSQGAELLSTPTPLKPMTCATVPVSPKPLRSTNQSSTPFKSPSTPSLVIRSQHRIVQAEKMSSTSSLGQEQSAVVESQLLFQYATSNLNVLMTPTSKTKPTRFNLDEHSSTNPNPTPSPTVMKKPVLAVPSPVSDKVSSPDSNEDQETSSKVTPHSPVSSFTQSPRPCKRLTNHNLVQHQDTSLISSHAVHLNSAETSSVSSELSQTQYSVQYALSVQQEMKPTEDSFSPPQLSVGSLSRRADSPSGSEYSGYSSVYSSVSQEVRSSVNGQHATSVQPIASSITCMSPRRHRRPVHHNTEKITLSQTEASTVSREGRSRMSRVFSQPQLTISSLTRRADSPPDSEYSGYSSVYSSVSEEVRSVVDSSTTAAKPQAPVTSMIRMSPKPVRRSANPSSSLPNPSPPLKAKVFGQSTPSTKSYPPMIEPSNKTGMSQDVKSSLSNQYPAISSPRLSGTRNNQIPQSPKSISRSSNISQPNTTPHFNPLLFSQSATDSAVSKPSTIMDSPSRPVSAVKPWTSSQKINTSSPGDQDQCESYMQRCSFLSPDKTFSKPADSKPVNENFKKSDIVNGKEVTGSQTLPRNFQSKQALFQRMNSEPSRDKNVESRPKLRRSQSFNTSSASGIKQLLLDWCRSKTIGYQHIDIHNFSSSWSDGMAFCALVHSFFPNEFDYNELNPAHHKHNLDLAFTTAEEKADCIRLIEVDDMMAMGANPDPMCVFTYVQSLYNHLKRFE is encoded by the exons ATGGAATCGAATAAAGGAAACGGTCCAGGTGAGAATGACACTGCCGTGCTGGCACAGTTTGAGCGAGCTCTTCGCCTTGTTGTACGTGAGATCCACATCGACGTCGCTACCTTCAAGAGAAACGTCGAGCAGCGCCTGGATGAGGCCTGTAAAGGCTCCAAACCCCTAGAGAACATGGTTTCGAGGCTCCAGGAGGAAAACCAGCAGCTGAAGGAGAAGCTGGAAGCTCTTTCTAAACTGGTAGACACCCTACCTTGGTTAGCGAGCACGTCAAGTTCCCAGGGCAAGAGTGATCTCCATGATGTCCAGGTTCAAGCCCAGATCCAAGATGAGAGATGTAGTCCTGGAACTGCAGCTTCCATGGAGGAAGAAGAACCGGCTGGAGCATACTTACTcggtggatctgtgtgtgtggattcagAATCTACTTCCTCCGGGAGTTCCCCTACTGCATCTGTGACCAGCACCATTAACATGGATGCAAGTTATGAGGCTAAT GTGATAagcagagaagagaaggaggtaggagaagaagaagaagaagaagaagaagaagaagaagacctgTTAACTTCAGCTGGACTGGAGAATAAACTTGAAAAAGCACCAG aacaagaagaagaagtagaagcaCTGGTCAATAAACAACATGAACTCTCTGACTCTCAATCTCCTCAAATACATCCTAGCACAGACCCTAGACCTGCATCCCCTTTAGGAAGTG AATACTCTGGATTCTCTGAATATTCTGGATACTCAGTGTCACAGGACGTGATGTCATCACTATCCAGTCAACATGTGACCATGTCTGTGGCCATGACTACAAGGCAAAGTCCACTGACAACGACGAGCAGAGCAAGAGAACTGACAGTTCAGAAGTCCAAATCACAGCTGACCG AGACCCAAGAAATGAAGACCTCAAACAATAGACAAACCAAGTCCATGGTTTTAATGGAAGCATCCCAGAAATCTGGAAGCGCTGAAGGTTGTCAGTTATGCCCTACGTCCCCACAGCCTTGGAGGACACAACGTAATCCACGCTCCATTCTGACCAAACTCATACCACCACCGGCACTATTTAGCCATTCAAATATTGAAATCTCCAAACCAGAGCCAAACACAGAGTCCCACCATGAATCTG AAGAGGGTCAGGAACTCAGGACACCAGACAACTATAACTCTACAACTCACCCACCATTTCATCAGTTGCCCCCTGAAAGGGTCCCACCATTGACAGTTCAAGAAAGGGCTTCCTTTGAGAAAGATGAGG AAATTACTTTGGAGATACGGGAAGTGACATCAATGAGCAGCATTGGCAATCTGGAAGCCACAGGAAAGCCAAATCTAATGGCTGATACAGACACTGGCCTGATGACTCCCCAGAATGGTCAGTTAACCCAGCAAAATGCAGATCTGTCTTTCAGCAAAACAGTTCTAGATACAGCTACAGCTAGAAAGAACCCTCAAGTGACTCCTTTGGCTGTATCAAATAATGTCAATGTCACAAGGAAATCCTCAGAGTCTACTTTTAGAACTG AGCGTTTGCTGTCATCACAAGTGCTCCGGTCAACGGCCAACCTTAAGTCAAGCTTGGGATCTAGTACAGAACACCAGCAACCAGTCAGCATTATGAACATACCTCTAAGCCCTAAATCTCTCAGATCAACCAACCAAATTCCAACTCCATTTAAACTACCATGTACAACCGAATCGCCATTTAAAGCTTCAACTGTTGGCAAAACTTCAGAACCCAGTGCATCTGTATACAACCACCATGTGGCCCCATTTTCTGTGACGTCTCCGAGATCTGCAGAGCCTTCCCTCAGAGATG ATCATTCTCAAGTAACCGGTTCGAGTCAAGGTGCAGAACTGCTTAGTACACCAACACCACTCAAACCTATGACTTGTGCAACTGTTCCTGTGAGCCCCAAACCTCTGAGATCAACTAACCAAAGCTCTACACCATTCAAATCTCCATCTACACCAAGTCTGGTAATCAGATCACAGCATAGAATTG TCCAGGCAGAAAAAATGTCATCTACCAGCAGCCTTGGTCAGGAACAATCGGCTGTCGTGGAATCTCAACTTCTTTTCCAATATGCAACATCAAATTTAAATGTTCTTATGACCCCAACCTCTAAGACCAAACCAACCAGGTTTAACCTAGATGAGCATTCTTCCACCAACCCTAACCCCACTCCATCTCCTACTGTCATGAAGAAGCCAGTTTTAGCTGTACCTTCACCAGTGTCTG ACAAAGTAAGTTCACCTGACAGTAATGAAGATCAAGAAACTTCCAGCAAAGTGACTCCTCACTCTCCTGTGTCCTCATTCACACAAAGCCCACGGCCTTGCAAAAGACTGACAAACCACAACCTTGTACAACATCAAGATACCAGCCTTATAAGTTCCCACGCTGTTCATCTAAACTCTGCTGAGACGTCTAGTGTAAGCTCAGAGCTCAGCCAAACCcagtattcagttcagt ATGCTCTTTCAGTGCAACAGGAAATGAAGCCAACAGAGGACAGTTTCTCCCCTCCTCAGCTATCCGTTGGTTCTCTGAGCAGACGTGCCGATTCACCATCCGGAAGCG AGTACTCTGGCTACTCGTCAGTGTATTCATCTGTGTCTCAGGAAGTGAGGTCATCAGTAAACGGTCAGCATGCGACTTCTGTTCAGCCTATCGCAAGCTCTATAACTTGCATGAGCCCCAGACGTCACAGAAGACCAGTCCATCACAACACAGAGAAGATTACATTATCACAGACAG AGGCCTCTACAGTATCACGAGAAGGGAGGTCACGTATGTCTCGTGTCTTCTCACAGCCTCAGCTGACCATAAGTTCTCTAACTAGACGAGCAGATTCACCTCCTGATAGTG AGTATTCGGGATACTCCTCGGTTTATTCCTCAGTGTCAGAGGAAGTGCGATCAGTTGTAGACTCCTCCACGACCGCTGCAAAACCCCAAGCACCTGTCACTTCTATGATTCGTATGAGCCCTAAACCTGTCAGGAGATCAGCTAATCCCAGCTCTTCTCTTCCTAACCCCTCCCCTCCACTAAAGGCAAAAGTGTTTGGCCAATCAACACCGAGTACTAAATCATATCCACCAATGATTGAGCCTTCCAATAAGACTG GGATGTCACAGGATGTGAAATCATCTCTAAGCAATCAATATCCAGCCATCTCATCACCACGGCTGTCTGGTACACGCAACAACCAAATTCCGCAGAGCCCCAAGTCCATCAGCAGGTCTAGCAACATTTCGCAGCCAAACACTACGCCACATTTTAACCCTTTGCTTTTCAGCCAATCTGCGACTGACTCAGCCGTTTCTAAACCATCGACCATCATGGACTCTCCTAGCAGACCTG TGTCAGCAGTCAAGCCGTGGACCTCTAGCCAGAAGATAAATACAAGTTCGCCTGGAGATCAAG aTCAGTGTGAATCTTATATGCAGCGATGCTCTTTCCTTTCCCCAGACAAGACGTTTTCTAAGCCAGCTGATTCTAAACCGGTCAATGAGAA CTTCAAGAAGTCGGACATTGTGAATGGTAAAGaggtcacagggtcacagacACTGCCGAGAAACTTCCAGAGCAAGCAGGCCTTGTTTCAGAGAATGAATTCTGAACCTAGCAG AGATAAGAACGTGGAGTCGAGACCCAAACTGAGACGATCTCAGAGCTTCAATACGTCCAGCGCCAGTGGAATTAAGC